CAACCATCACTGTGTAATTTTACTGTGATTAGAAACTTGACTCAAAGTGTTTTGATTTTCtccttgaaatttgaaatcatATCAACATTGGATAATCAGCGCTTTCGATTTGTTATACCTTTCAATAACCAGATACCATCAGCTCGTTTTCCCCTCCCTTGGACCCTTATTAGAACACATAAAGCAACCTTAAGTActagagaagaagaagaattaaTGGGACAAGATGCGTAACAAATCAACCCAAAAGTTGTAAGTAGTATagttaagaataaaaaaacaaaactaaagctcacttgaaattttaaattaggAAAGACTTGAACTAGAATGTGTTAAATGTgttaaagaaagagaaaacgtCATGGTTTAACATATTAAATTGAAGTAGCAACATCATCTAACCATTTCTTTGGCCAAAAGTAGGAAAAGGGGTTCAAGTATTCAGCTGACAAGTAACTAAGGTGACAAAACAATGACAATATTATTTCaatacataaagaaaaaaattaacataaacaaataacttGATTTTAAGGCCTCCCACATCCCTAAGCAGTGTTTTAATGCCCTCTTCTCTTTTGCTGTCAAACCTGTATGATTATgagataataaaaacaataaaagcaatTCATGAAAATGAACATAATTATATAAAAACTTTGTATTTCACATTCTCCCTCCCCCTTCTCCGTGCCAATCAGAGTCCTGATAAACAGCCACAAAACCAGAAACTATACCTTTTCAACATTGTCTATGGGATAAAACAAGCATTGGATTTCATTCTTTCAACTGTTTTCCACAAAATAATCAGCACATACTTCATATGATCATACAAAATTTCATGTAcctttcaacaaaatttttgacGGGATtataaatgatataaaaaatatcaattgacTTCCACATCACTTTACATCAGCATTCCATTAAACATGAAACACAAATGCAGCATCAAAGGGAATGGGGTTCACTGTCCAATCCCTTACAGCTATAAATTTAATGTAGAAAgccatttgtttgattttggcAGGCCCACAGGCAGTAATAGTGGCCCCTAGACCAAAGTGAGTGTGACTTTCTAAAAAGCATGACTCCCCATTAGGTCCTGCCAGAATTGACTGGCGGCGAGATCAGCACTGTTGCAAGCTTTTTGTGATCTGATCTTGTCACCAGTTGTTGAAGGGTACCTGCGTAAAAGGAAAAGCTGTTGATCTGGTACTGGTCACCACATTTAACCACACCCGAAAACCCCAGCTGAGGATGATTTATTATCTCAGGGGTACTATAGGTTGGCTGCTGGTATCTAAGCCGATTGTAGCTCTGATTTCCATAGATCGGAAGGTGCTTGAAAGCACCAATAAAGCCTATTGGCGAGGGCTCCTGTGGTGAAGGCAAAACCCAGTTGACCAGCTGACTGAGACACTGAAATTACCCACTCAGCTACATCATTATTGACTTGTCTTTCCTGTACAATTGATGGGCACTCtggaaaagaagttaaaaaagagGTGTTAGCATTTGCTGCTTGTCTTCGGGCACACCGCAGGCATGTACAAGATACAGAACAAAGCTCTGATGCACATGGATTCAAGGAGCACAATGGACAAGATTTACGTGATGCTCCTTGTGAATTGAATGGGTAGTCTTGATTAATACTACTTCTGCTCACCACCTGAACTGGTGGGGATCTTTCCGAGACAGACATTACATGAAGGGTCAAGTTCTGAAAGATTTGTGCGATGTTTGCATTTATTGTTGAGGTAGGGaggtcatcatcatcatcagcgGTACAATGATCATTCCTATCTCCACTACCTAATCCCTGTTCTCCGTCAATGATATTTTCATCATGGTCGCTTGCTGTGTTTCTTGAGAGATTAACTGATCTATTTGCATGAAGAGAAAAAGACCTGATTGCATTTTCAACTCCAACCCTGCAGATAGGACAAACATTAGAGTCAGTTAAACATTCCAAATGATAGGAATGCCAGCatgcttcaaaattttccatggTACATTTCCCGAAACTGGGCAGTCTGTCAGGTCACACCTTTTCTCCCGGTCAGGACTGGGCAAGAACTGAAAACCAAGAGGCATGTAGTCTGACCTTATGGTACATTCCACAAACAAAGGTCTCGCTTTTGCCCTGGTCTTCTAAGCGAGGGGTGAGCTGAGCCAGGAGTGTTTGCgatcaaaccaaaaatttgCACAATTCTGGAGGCAATCCTTGAAATCAAAGAGGTGTTGTAGTAATCATCTATCATCAACAAAATTCGGATCCTATTTGCAATCAACAACGTGcacatctttgttttgttttccaattaACTTGGAATCTTCAGAGTCTTGGTTTGCCCTATATCTGAGTTTGTTTGAGTTGTTCTCTCGAAAGAGCTGGTCTCAGTGTTTGAAAGCCACTCGACACACCTTCCAGTCATCAGAACTAACTACTGATCTCACACCCTATTCAACACGCACAAGTAAGATTGACTACAAGTCTCGAACTCTATTCGGCACGTACATAAAACGCTCAGAAATCTTTCATGTCAAGTGAGAATGACTTGTCACACTCTATTTGGTGCGGTCAGAAAAGGCATATGTCAATTAAGGTTGACTACAAGTCTCATTCCCTAATTGGCACGCATAGAACACGCACATGTCAAGTAAGAGTGACCTCAAGTCTCGTACTTTATTGGGCACGTACAGAAAGTGCACCTGTAAAGTAAGATCGGCCTTAAGTCTAGCACTCCATTCGGACTCGATACAGACAGAAGATTTGTGGATTTCCTATCCTATTTTAAAACTCTCTTTGGGAAGCATGAATTTCAGTCTCGCAATGGATTCAACACGTGAATATAGctcttttctttaacaatctATTACTGTTGTAATACTGTTACTGTTACTCGTCAGCTTACCTGACAGCTGCGTATAATGAAGCTTGCCTAGCCTTACATGAAGCTACACGTTTTGAGGTTAAAGTTCAAATGGTTGAACTCATACATCGTCTCTTAATTTTTTGAGAGAGAAGCTTTGATATCTTTATATAGGTACATAGCAAAAGATTTTGCAACTTGAGCAAAAAGT
The sequence above is a segment of the Pocillopora verrucosa isolate sample1 chromosome 5, ASM3666991v2, whole genome shotgun sequence genome. Coding sequences within it:
- the LOC131770589 gene encoding uncharacterized protein; this encodes MENFEACWHSYHLECLTDSNVCPICRVGVENAIRSFSLHANRSVNLSRNTASDHDENIIDGEQGLGSGDRNDHCTADDDDDLPTSTINANIAQIFQNLTLHVMSVSERSPPVQVVSRSSINQDYPFNSQGASQCPSIVQERQVNNDVAEWSILAGPNGESCFLESHTHFGLGATITACGPAKIKQMAFYIKFIAVRDWTVNPIPFDAAFVFHV